In Accipiter gentilis chromosome 18, bAccGen1.1, whole genome shotgun sequence, the following are encoded in one genomic region:
- the LRTM2 gene encoding leucine-rich repeat and transmembrane domain-containing protein 2, translating to MLPTTAGHRWRSRFLMRWQEACLLGCWLSLCAAESFFACPSSCKCNSGNLEVDCSGLGLSSIPSDIPTNTRTFLFLNNKLSILPGAVFSNLSALQRLDLSNNFLDQLPQNIFSDLGNLTELHLRNNSIRALDKDLLQHTALLRQLDLSINGLAQIPSGIFDDLPALRSLSLRSNRLQSLDRVTFEPLTSLQQLQVGDNPWECDCNLRDFKHWMEWFSYRGGKIDQLACTLPKELKGKDMRMVPMEMFNYCSQLDDENSSTVLDNTGPPCTKGSPTPSKSKSGPETEVEPSVGCPQKQRYRPVSVRRAIGTVIIAGVVCGIVCIMMVVAAAYGCIYASLMAKYHRELKKRQPLMGDTEGEHEEQKQISSVA from the exons ATGCTGCCTACAACTGCTGGCCACCGGTGGAGGAGCAGGTTCCTCATGAGGTGGCAAGAGGCTTGTC TGCTTGGCTGTTGGCTGTCTCTATGTGCTGCCGAGTCCTTCTTTGCTTGTCCTTCCTCCTGCAAGTGTAACAGTGGCAACCTGGAAGTGGACTGTAGTGGCTTGGGCCTCTCTTCCATCCCCTCAGACATCCCCACGAACACCAGGACCTTCCTCTTTCTCAACAACAAACTCAGCATCCTGCCGGGAGCAGTGTTTTCCAACCTCTCTGCCCTACAAAGGCTGGATCTATCCAACAACTTCTTGGACCAGCTCCCTCAGAACATCTTCAGTGACCTGGGGAACCTCACAGAGCTCCATCTGAGGAACAACAGCATCCGGGCCTTGGACAAGGACCTGCTACAGCACACGGCCCTGCTGCGCCAGCTGGATCTCTCCATCAATGGCCTGGCCCAGATACCTTCAGGCATCTTTGATGACCTGCCTGCTCTCCGGTCCCTCTCTCTCAGGTCCAATCGCCTGCAGAGCCTGGACAGGGTGACCTTTGAACCACTAACCAGCCTGCAGCAACTCCAAGTTGGGGATAACCCGTGGGAATGCGACTGCAACCTCCGGGACTTCAAGCACTGGATGGAGTGGTTCTCCTACAGAG GTGGGAAAATCGACCAGCTGGCATGTACCCTGCCCAAGGAGCTGAAAGGGAAGGATATGCGAATGGTGCCCATGGAGATGTTTAACTACTGCTCCCAGCTGGATGATGAGAACAGCTCTACAGTGCTGGACAATACTGGCCCACCCTGCACTAAAGGAAGTCCAACTCCTTCCAAATCTAAATCAGGCCCAGAAACAGAAGTGGAGCCCAGTGTGGGATGTCCTCAGAAACAGCGATATAGGCCCGTGAGCGTGCGCCGGGCTATTGGCACTGTTATCATCGCAGGGGTGGTTTGCGGCATCGTTTGCATCATGATGGTGGTGGCAGCTGCTTATGGTTGCATCTATGCCTCCCTTATGGCCAAGTACCACCGGGAGCTGAAGAAGAGGCAGCCACTCATGGGTGACACAGAAGGTGAACATGAAGAGCAAAAACAAATCTCTTCTGTGGCATGA